In a single window of the Solea senegalensis isolate Sse05_10M linkage group LG1, IFAPA_SoseM_1, whole genome shotgun sequence genome:
- the cdk8 gene encoding cyclin-dependent kinase 8 isoform X1 — MDYDFKVKLTGERERVEDLFEYEGCKVGRGTYGHVYKAKRKDGKDDKDYALKQIEGTGISMSACREIALLRELKHPNVISLQKVFLSHADRKVWLLFDYAEHDLWHIIKFHRASKANKKPLQLPRGMVKSLLYQILDGIHYLHANWVLHRDLKPANILVMGEGPERGRVKIADMGFARLFNSPLKPLADLDPVVVTFWYRAPELLLGARHYTKAIDIWAIGCIFAELLTSEPIFHCRQEDIKTSNPYHHDQLDRIFNVMGFPADKDWEDIKKMPEHSTLMKDFRRNTYTNCSLIKYMEKHKVKPDSKAFHLLQKLLTMDPIRRITSEQAMQDPYFLEEPLPTSDVFAGCQIPYPKREFLTEEEPEDKADKVRNPCASGKHYSKESKNQQQQQGNNHTNGAGHTGNPDNSHAQGPPLKKVRVVPPTTTSGGLIMTSDYQRSNPHAAYQNPGPSTSLPQSSMGYSTTSQQPPQYSHQTHRY; from the exons GAAGGATGACAAGGACTACGCCCTCAAGCAGATTGAAGGCACTGGCATCTCAATGTCAGCCTGCAGAGAGATTGCA CTGCTGCGGGAGCTGAAGCACCCCAATGTCATCTCACTGCAGAAGGTTTTCCTGTCACATGCAGACCGTAAAGTGTGGCTGCTCTTTGACTACGCTGAACATGATCTCTGG CACATTATTAAGTTTCACAGAGCGTCTAAGGCCAACAAGAAGCCACTTCAGCTGCCTAGAGGAATGGTCAAGTCTCTGCTCTACCAGATCCTGGATGGCATCCATTACCTCCATGCCAACTGGGTCCTCCACAGAGACCTT AAACCAGCTAACATTTTAGTGATGGGTGAAGGACCAGAGAGGGGTAGAGTAAAGATTG cGGACATGGGGTTTGCCCGTCTATTTAATTCACCGCTAAAGCCTTTAGCCGATCTCGACCCTGTGGTGGTCACCTTCTGGTACAGAGCACCTGAACTGCTGCTGGGGGCTCGGCACTATACCAAAGCCATCG ACATCTGGGCGATAGGCTGCATCTTTGCAGAACTGCTGACGTCTGAGCCCATATTTCACTGTCGCCAGGAGGACATCAAGACCAGTAACCCTTACCACCATGACCAACTGGACCGCATCTTTAACGTCATGGGCTTCCCTGCTG ATAAAGACTGGGAGGACATCAAAAAGATGCCAGAACACTCTACGCTGATGAAAGACTTTAGGAGGAACAC ATATACAAACTGCAGCCTTATAAAGTACATGGAAAAGCATAAAGTCAAACCCGACAGCAAAGCATTCCACTTG CTACAAAAGCTCTTGACAATGGACCCCATCCGTAGAATCACATCTGAGCAGGCCATGCAGGACCCTTACTTTCTTGAGGAACCTCTGCCCACATCTGA tgTGTTTGCGGGTTGCCAGATTCCCTATCCCAAGAGGGAGTTCCTGACagaggaggagccagaggacAAGGCAGACAAAGTAAGAAATCCATGTGCTTCAGGGAAACATTACAGCAAAGAATCG aaaaaccagcagcagcaacagggaAACAACCACACAAATGGGGCGGGGCACACTGGCAACCCTGACAACAGTCACGCCCAGGGTCCGCCTCTGAAAAAAGTGCGTGTCGTCCCGCCCACCACTACCTCAGGTGGCCTCATCATGACCTCAGACTACCAG CGCTCCAATCCACATGCTGCCTACCAGAACCCTGGACCAAGCACATCACTGCCCCAAAGCAGCATGGGATACTCCACTACCTCCCAGCAACCGCCCCAGTACTCCCACCAGACCCATCGCTACTGA
- the cdk8 gene encoding cyclin-dependent kinase 8 isoform X2, with product MDYDFKVKLTGERERVEDLFEYEGCKVGRGTYGHVYKAKRKDGKDDKDYALKQIEGTGISMSACREIALLRELKHPNVISLQKVFLSHADRKVWLLFDYAEHDLWHIIKFHRASKANKKPLQLPRGMVKSLLYQILDGIHYLHANWVLHRDLKPANILVMGEGPERGRVKIADMGFARLFNSPLKPLADLDPVVVTFWYRAPELLLGARHYTKAIDIWAIGCIFAELLTSEPIFHCRQEDIKTSNPYHHDQLDRIFNVMGFPADKDWEDIKKMPEHSTLMKDFRRNTYTNCSLIKYMEKHKVKPDSKAFHLLQKLLTMDPIRRITSEQAMQDPYFLEEPLPTSDVFAGCQIPYPKREFLTEEEPEDKADKKNQQQQQGNNHTNGAGHTGNPDNSHAQGPPLKKVRVVPPTTTSGGLIMTSDYQRSNPHAAYQNPGPSTSLPQSSMGYSTTSQQPPQYSHQTHRY from the exons GAAGGATGACAAGGACTACGCCCTCAAGCAGATTGAAGGCACTGGCATCTCAATGTCAGCCTGCAGAGAGATTGCA CTGCTGCGGGAGCTGAAGCACCCCAATGTCATCTCACTGCAGAAGGTTTTCCTGTCACATGCAGACCGTAAAGTGTGGCTGCTCTTTGACTACGCTGAACATGATCTCTGG CACATTATTAAGTTTCACAGAGCGTCTAAGGCCAACAAGAAGCCACTTCAGCTGCCTAGAGGAATGGTCAAGTCTCTGCTCTACCAGATCCTGGATGGCATCCATTACCTCCATGCCAACTGGGTCCTCCACAGAGACCTT AAACCAGCTAACATTTTAGTGATGGGTGAAGGACCAGAGAGGGGTAGAGTAAAGATTG cGGACATGGGGTTTGCCCGTCTATTTAATTCACCGCTAAAGCCTTTAGCCGATCTCGACCCTGTGGTGGTCACCTTCTGGTACAGAGCACCTGAACTGCTGCTGGGGGCTCGGCACTATACCAAAGCCATCG ACATCTGGGCGATAGGCTGCATCTTTGCAGAACTGCTGACGTCTGAGCCCATATTTCACTGTCGCCAGGAGGACATCAAGACCAGTAACCCTTACCACCATGACCAACTGGACCGCATCTTTAACGTCATGGGCTTCCCTGCTG ATAAAGACTGGGAGGACATCAAAAAGATGCCAGAACACTCTACGCTGATGAAAGACTTTAGGAGGAACAC ATATACAAACTGCAGCCTTATAAAGTACATGGAAAAGCATAAAGTCAAACCCGACAGCAAAGCATTCCACTTG CTACAAAAGCTCTTGACAATGGACCCCATCCGTAGAATCACATCTGAGCAGGCCATGCAGGACCCTTACTTTCTTGAGGAACCTCTGCCCACATCTGA tgTGTTTGCGGGTTGCCAGATTCCCTATCCCAAGAGGGAGTTCCTGACagaggaggagccagaggacAAGGCAGACAAA aaaaaccagcagcagcaacagggaAACAACCACACAAATGGGGCGGGGCACACTGGCAACCCTGACAACAGTCACGCCCAGGGTCCGCCTCTGAAAAAAGTGCGTGTCGTCCCGCCCACCACTACCTCAGGTGGCCTCATCATGACCTCAGACTACCAG CGCTCCAATCCACATGCTGCCTACCAGAACCCTGGACCAAGCACATCACTGCCCCAAAGCAGCATGGGATACTCCACTACCTCCCAGCAACCGCCCCAGTACTCCCACCAGACCCATCGCTACTGA